ATGGATTGGCCTTGCAAGGGGCTCTGGAGCATTTAGGTATTCCCACTCGGGTTCAAACAGCTATAGAAGTGAAAAATGTGGCTGAACCTTTTATTCGAAGAAGAGCAATCAGGCACTTAGAAAAGGGAAGAATCGTTATTTTTGTTGCCGGCACAGGTAATCCCTTTTTTTCTACAGATACAGCTGCCGCTTTAAGAGCCAGTGAAATTGAAGCACAGGTTATTCTCAAAGCAACAAAGGTTGAGGGGGTCTATGATAGTGATCCCAAAATTAACCCTAAAGCAAAACGATATGAACACTTGACCTACCTTGATGCGATCCAAAACAGGCTATTAATTATGGATTCAACAGCCTTTTCTTTGTGCATGGATAATCACATCCCTATTGTGGTCTTTGACATGTTTAAACCAGGTAATCTCAAAGCGGTTATTTTTGGAGATCCAGTTGGAACATTGGTCTCGGACCATGAGAAGAGTTTAATAAGAAGATAGAGTTTATTTTAATTCTTTATTATAATATTAAATTGTCGGAGTTTGAAAGGGGATGACTATGAGTGTAGAAGATGTTTTGTTAGAGGCAGAAGAGAAAATGGAAAAGGCTGTTGAGAAAACCCGTGTTGAGCTTGCTTCCTTGCGTTCTGGCAAAGCGAATCCAGAAATGATATCCAATATATCCGTAGAGGCTTATGAGACTCACATGAAATTAAGGGATCTTGCCGCCATTACAGCCCCGGATGTGAGTTTACTTATTGTTCAACCGTGGGATCTGACCCTTGTTGAACCAATACGTAAAGCGATAGAGGAATCAAAACTTGGCTTAAATCCTGCTGTAGATGCCAAAATGATAAGAATCCCTATTCCCCCTTTATCAGAAGAAAGAAGACTAGAGTTGATAAAGGTAGCTAGAAAGCTTTCTGAAGAGGGTAGAGTCGGTATTAGAGCGATTCGTCGTCATTGTATGGAAGAACTGAAAAAGCTAGAGAAGGATGCTCATCTCAGCGAGGATGAACTAGAGCGAGCGGAAAAAGAAATTCAAAAAATAACTGATGAGTATATAGAAAAGATTGATCACATTTTAGCAACAAAAGAAAAGGATCTCATGAAAGTGTAAAAGATTATGGCAGAAAAAAAGATTTTGATGATTGTTGGGGATTTTGCAGAAGATTATGAAGTCATGGTGCCTTTTCAATTCCTTTGTGCCATAGGGCATAAGGTGGATGTGGTCTGTCCTGGCAGAACAAAGGGCCAGAAGATAATCACTGCCATTCATGATTTTGAGGCAGAACAGACCTATTCAGAAAAAAGGGGACATTATTTTGTTCTTAATGCGGATTTTGAAAAAGTGGTCCCTCAAGAATATGACGGCCTGGTTCTTCCTGGAGGTCGAGCACCGGAATATTTGCGACTCTATCCAAAGGTGATTGAAATAATTCGTCATTTTTTTGAACAGAAAAAGCCAGTGGCAGCAATATGTCATGGTATCCAGTTGCTGACCGCATCAAAAGTACTATCTGGCTATCGTCTTACGGCTTATCCTGCTGTAGGACCGGAGGTTAATTTGAGTGGAGCTGAATATGTTTCCGTAGATTTTGAGGATGCAGTAATAGATCAAAACCTTGTTACGGCTCCTGGTTGGCCTGCTCATCCACGTTGGATGTCTCTTTTTTTATCTCTTTTAGGAACAAAAGTTTATCTTTAGCCAACAATCTATTCTTGTTTTAACCGGATCGGCGAGTAGTGTTCAAGCTCGATGTTAAGGTGGGAATAATGATCGGGGAGGGCTTCACTGGTGATTAGACATGAGGATATTTCTCCAACTGCTGGAGAAGTTTCTATGCCCGAACCACCCAGAGCAGCTACCCAAAAAAAACCGGCTTTCTCTGGATCAAAACCAATGACCGGAATTTGGTCTTTGACAAAAGAACGAAGCCCAGCCCATTTTCGATTTATCTTTTGAATTTTAAGCCGAGTTGCTTTTTCTATCCTTTTTTGAGCTAGCATGCAGTCGGATTCGTCGGGTTTGGCATCACAAGGTATTGATGGGGTTTGATCAGCTGGAGAAGCCAATATTTCATTGTGATGGGGTTTAAAATAAAACTCTTCACCGATCTCAATAACCATAGGCCAATGTATAATGGAATAATCTGGTGGTGGGTCAAAAGTAATTACGGTTCTTTTTTTAGGTACAATACCTAAGGGTTTTATTGAAGCCTGTTTTGCTACCTCATCTGCCCAAGCTCCCGCTGCATTGATAAGGACATTGCCGACATACAGTCCTTTTGCTCCTTCTACCCTCCAACCGATTTGTTGTTTTTCGATATGGCTTACAGGAGTATTGAAATAAATCTTCCCTCCATTTTGGATCACCCCTTTAAGGTAGCCTTGAAGCAACTCAGGTTGATGGATATCCTTTCCAGTGGTTTCTATGATCCCTCCTCCGTCTACAGATTCCTTTTTTAAAATCGGAACAAACTCAAGGGCCTCCTCAACCGAAATTTTCCTTAGAGAAAGTTCAGGGGATTGGTTTTTCAAAAACCATTTTTCTAAAAGTTCTTTTTTTTCTTTTCTTGCAATAAACAACGCCATTCTCGGAGTTGTGAGAGGATGTTGAAAAATTTCGGGAGGTGATTCAAAAAATTTTTTGCTTGCCCAAGTTAGGATTCTTACATGGGGAAGTCCATGACTACCTCGAAAAAAAACAGCCGATCTTCCCGTGGAATGATATCCAGCAGAAGACTCTTTTTCCAGGATAATGACTGAAAGGCCTTTTTGAGCAAGATGAAAGCCAACAGATGCTCCTGCAATGCCTGCTCCGATAATTATACAATCCGCTTTTTCCATAATGTTATTTTTAAAATAGAGAAAAGGAGATCAGAGAAAAACAGAAAAATTCTTTCGTAAGGTATTATCTTGTTTATAGATAAAGATCTTATAAAAATATAAGGGCAATAAGAAGGGGAGGAGATCTTGTTAAACTTAAATAAAATTTTAATTTTAGGTTTTATCTCTTTTTGTTGCTTTTATTATTCTACATTTTTTGTTTATGCTCGATCAAGCACCTTCTGGGTATCTGAACCGGTCGAACCCGCAGATGGAGTTATAGTATATGGTTGGGGATTTGCTCCCAAAGAAGAAATATTTCTTTGGGCATTACCCGATGAGGATCCCAAAACGGGTTATGTTCCTTTTTCTTTTTCCAAGGAAAAAAGGGTAACGGTTAGCCCGATGCAGGTTACTGAACAGTCTATAAAATTTGAGATCCCCGCAGTATTTCCCCCTGGAATATTTGGCGTGGAGATAGCCGAAAATCAATTTTTGATTAACCGACCCAGAATAGAATGGTGCCAGCCAAGTAGGCTTCTTCCCGGTTTAAAACAAGATGAGACTTATCCTGGATCGGAATTATGTATCATTGGACACAATATTCTTTTATCCCCAGAAGACGCTCAGAGAGTAAAGGTGATGGTGACAGCCAAGAAAAGCAACCAATCTCTTTTTTTGGAGGTCATTGAAGTCGAAAAATATTGCTGTCGGGTTAAGATTCCAGAAACCCTCTCAACCGGTGAATACGACTTGTTGATCCATAATGGTCATGGAGGCCAATCGGGATGGAGCGAACCTTTCTTGCTTAGGGTGGTTAACCCGGCCTCATGGCCTTCTAAGATTCTCAGTATTAGGGAGTATGGAGCAAAAGGTGATGGCAAAAGTGATGATTCAGAAGCTTTACGGAAAGTTCTCAAGGCTGCGGAGTCCAATGGAGGAGCCATAGTCTATATTCCGGCAGGAATATACAAGGTCAAAGGAAGTTTTTATATTCCTCCAAAAACATTACTGGAAGGGGATGGGGTGGATTTTTCATGGTTAAGCTGGCCTGAGAATGAACCTCATGGGGAAGAGGATTTTATTCCCGCAGCCTTTGTTTCTTCAGGACAGTTTGCATTGGAAGAGTTGTCGATAAGTGTCAGAAATGCTAAACGAGTTTTGGTTGATCGTTCTATTCTTAAGGATGAAGAAGTTCTGGGAAATGCAAAGGACTGGGAAGATCTATCCTCCCTTTTTAAAGGAGGACCCTCTGCTCCAACGGGTAGTGCATCAGATGTCTTTTTGCGCAATATCCGCATTCAGTTTTTCCCTTTCTATGGGTATCCCCAGGATGGTATCCTCAATAGTCCTCAATGGAAAATATTAAAATGGGGATTGGTCCCTTCTCCTGGACTTGGTTTTGCACTTGCACTTGGCAGCCTTGCAAATGTTGAAATTTCTGGATGTGAGATTATTGGTTGTAGGCAGAGAGCTGTGCATTTAAAAAACGGCCGCATAACACAAAATAGCTTTTATAACCCGATGGGGGCATTTTGTTTAACTGAAATCGGAGGAGAAAAGTTATTTGTTGAAGATAACTGGTTTTCTGATGAATCAGCTTTTTATAGGAGACTTTCTCCTTTGAGGTACATGTATGTTGCCCATAATCAATTTTCTGAGTTTGGTCGAGGAAATCGATTGGCTTTGTCTTGTAATCTTGGATTTCTCATGGGGAAGAAAAAAGAAAATACTTTAACAAGGCATCAACCTCTTAAAGCGACAGCGGTTGGCAATGAACTTATTCTTAAAGAAGGGACTTTTGCTAAAGATTCTTTGGTTAATCAACAACTCCTTATTGTCGAGGATCACAAAGAACCTATAGCAAGAAAGGTAATCGCAAACAACGAGCATAAAGTGTCAATCGATTCTGGAGCTTCTTTGTCCCAGGATAAAGAGCTTTCTGTCTATCTTCTTCCTTGGAGTAGTCCTTTTGTATGTTCTGTTGTGTCTTCGGAAAAGGCTGAAACCAAAGTTTCAGAAAAAAATCTTCTCCCTGGTCTTGTGGGTCTGGATGTCCTTGTGGTCTCAGGTAAGGGGGCCGGACAACTCCGCCAAGTAACTGCTCAAAATGCTAATACGATTAGCATTGATAGGCCATGGGATGTAGCCCCAGATTTTTCAAGTCTTTTGCTTTTTTATCAGTGGGAAGGTAGATCGATTTTTTTCGAAAATCAGGGGCAAGATTGTAGGTTTCTCTTTCCTTTGAGTCGATTTGGCTATGATGTCATTTTTGATGGAAATCAGGTGAAGAGATCTGGAGGAATGATTGCTGAAGGAGGATATTTTATACAATGGATTAATAATATCTTGGATGTAGCAGTGAATTATCCTGCCGTTAGGACTGAAGACCCTCTGGATTTGAGAATTAAAAGCTTGGATTTTGGAGCGCTAGGTTTTCTTATAGACAAGCAAATGGATTCTAATAAGGAGGCCCCTTTTGAAACAATCCGCGCAGCAGTGTTAAGATCAAATCGCCTTGCCTTTGGGCATCGTATTGTTGTAGGGGTTGACCATAATGGAGAGGGTATTTCCACTCAGGCTGTAGTGGGCAAAGATCTCCTTATAGATCATAATTGGTTTGAACATGGACTGAATGGTATAGAGATCGGTGAGGGTATCCGTCAAAGTATAGTCATGCGCAACCTGTATTTTGATATAAAAGAACCTTTAAGGATCAAAGAGAAAAAGGATATCTTTATAAAAGATTGATTTTTTTTGGATCAAAAGAATTTTTTGTATTTCTAATTTTAGAAATCGTAGAATATTTGTGGATAACTATTTTGTTTTTATTTTAGCTGGGGGAAGTGGAGAACGATTCTGGCCGGTGAGCCGGGCAGATGCTCCAAAGCATTTGATTACTTTTTTCGCAAATAA
The DNA window shown above is from Methylacidiphilum caldifontis and carries:
- a CDS encoding glycoside hydrolase family 55 protein, whose translation is MLNLNKILILGFISFCCFYYSTFFVYARSSTFWVSEPVEPADGVIVYGWGFAPKEEIFLWALPDEDPKTGYVPFSFSKEKRVTVSPMQVTEQSIKFEIPAVFPPGIFGVEIAENQFLINRPRIEWCQPSRLLPGLKQDETYPGSELCIIGHNILLSPEDAQRVKVMVTAKKSNQSLFLEVIEVEKYCCRVKIPETLSTGEYDLLIHNGHGGQSGWSEPFLLRVVNPASWPSKILSIREYGAKGDGKSDDSEALRKVLKAAESNGGAIVYIPAGIYKVKGSFYIPPKTLLEGDGVDFSWLSWPENEPHGEEDFIPAAFVSSGQFALEELSISVRNAKRVLVDRSILKDEEVLGNAKDWEDLSSLFKGGPSAPTGSASDVFLRNIRIQFFPFYGYPQDGILNSPQWKILKWGLVPSPGLGFALALGSLANVEISGCEIIGCRQRAVHLKNGRITQNSFYNPMGAFCLTEIGGEKLFVEDNWFSDESAFYRRLSPLRYMYVAHNQFSEFGRGNRLALSCNLGFLMGKKKENTLTRHQPLKATAVGNELILKEGTFAKDSLVNQQLLIVEDHKEPIARKVIANNEHKVSIDSGASLSQDKELSVYLLPWSSPFVCSVVSSEKAETKVSEKNLLPGLVGLDVLVVSGKGAGQLRQVTAQNANTISIDRPWDVAPDFSSLLLFYQWEGRSIFFENQGQDCRFLFPLSRFGYDVIFDGNQVKRSGGMIAEGGYFIQWINNILDVAVNYPAVRTEDPLDLRIKSLDFGALGFLIDKQMDSNKEAPFETIRAAVLRSNRLAFGHRIVVGVDHNGEGISTQAVVGKDLLIDHNWFEHGLNGIEIGEGIRQSIVMRNLYFDIKEPLRIKEKKDIFIKD
- the frr gene encoding ribosome recycling factor — translated: MSVEDVLLEAEEKMEKAVEKTRVELASLRSGKANPEMISNISVEAYETHMKLRDLAAITAPDVSLLIVQPWDLTLVEPIRKAIEESKLGLNPAVDAKMIRIPIPPLSEERRLELIKVARKLSEEGRVGIRAIRRHCMEELKKLEKDAHLSEDELERAEKEIQKITDEYIEKIDHILATKEKDLMKV
- the pyrH gene encoding UMP kinase; the encoded protein is MEFLDDRNRTPVYKRILLKLSGEVLSGESDHLDLEVARKIAQQIAEIYSLGVGIGIVIGGGNIWRGSMAAGSEFLDRPTADYMGMLATIINGLALQGALEHLGIPTRVQTAIEVKNVAEPFIRRRAIRHLEKGRIVIFVAGTGNPFFSTDTAAALRASEIEAQVILKATKVEGVYDSDPKINPKAKRYEHLTYLDAIQNRLLIMDSTAFSLCMDNHIPIVVFDMFKPGNLKAVIFGDPVGTLVSDHEKSLIRR
- a CDS encoding DJ-1/PfpI family protein; translated protein: MAEKKILMIVGDFAEDYEVMVPFQFLCAIGHKVDVVCPGRTKGQKIITAIHDFEAEQTYSEKRGHYFVLNADFEKVVPQEYDGLVLPGGRAPEYLRLYPKVIEIIRHFFEQKKPVAAICHGIQLLTASKVLSGYRLTAYPAVGPEVNLSGAEYVSVDFEDAVIDQNLVTAPGWPAHPRWMSLFLSLLGTKVYL
- a CDS encoding NAD(P)/FAD-dependent oxidoreductase, which gives rise to MEKADCIIIGAGIAGASVGFHLAQKGLSVIILEKESSAGYHSTGRSAVFFRGSHGLPHVRILTWASKKFFESPPEIFQHPLTTPRMALFIARKEKKELLEKWFLKNQSPELSLRKISVEEALEFVPILKKESVDGGGIIETTGKDIHQPELLQGYLKGVIQNGGKIYFNTPVSHIEKQQIGWRVEGAKGLYVGNVLINAAGAWADEVAKQASIKPLGIVPKKRTVITFDPPPDYSIIHWPMVIEIGEEFYFKPHHNEILASPADQTPSIPCDAKPDESDCMLAQKRIEKATRLKIQKINRKWAGLRSFVKDQIPVIGFDPEKAGFFWVAALGGSGIETSPAVGEISSCLITSEALPDHYSHLNIELEHYSPIRLKQE